A genome region from Columba livia isolate bColLiv1 breed racing homer chromosome 2, bColLiv1.pat.W.v2, whole genome shotgun sequence includes the following:
- the ABHD3 gene encoding phospholipase ABHD3 isoform X2 gives MDWQVLTRELSLYLESQVRVGLFGSGVGLSMVLGFGVAYACYYLSSIAKKPQLVTSNDRFCRFLEEYCPVVTETYYPTIWCWEGRVQTLLRPFITSRPQVQYRNELIKTADGGQISLDWFDNNDSLYYPDASTRPTVLLLPGLTGTSKESYILHMIHQSETLGYRCVVFNNRGISGEDLLTPRTYCASNTEDLETVVHYVHNLHPLAPLMAAGVSMGGHRQMLEKSCDIDLVMKARSIREFDKQFTSVMFGYRTVDDYYEDASPCRRLKSVGVPVLCLNSVDDVFSPAHAIPVETAKQNENVALVLTSCGGHIGFLEGIWPRKCTYMDRVFKQFVQAVFEHGNKIFSM, from the exons ATGGACTGGCAGGTGCTGACCAGGGAGCTCTCCCTCTACCTGGAGAGCCAGGTCCGCGTGGGGCTCTTCGGCTCCGGCGTGGGCTTGTCCATGGTGCTGGGCTTCGGTGTCGCCTACGCCTGCTACTACCTCAGCAGCATCGCCAAG AAACCCCAGCTGGTGACCAGCAACGACCGTTTCTGCCGCTTTCTCGAGGAATATTGCCCTGTTGTGACAGAAACGTACTATCCCACAATTTGGTGCTGGGAAGGCCGGGTGCAGACACTCCTGCGTCCCTTTATCACCTCCAGACCCCAAGTACAGTATAGGAA TGAGCTCATTAAAACAGCAGATGGAGGACAGATTTCGTTGGATTGGTTTGATAATAATGACAGTTTATATTATCCGGATGCCAGCACGAGACCCACTGTCCTGTTACTGCCTGGCCTGACAGGAACAAGCAAGGAATCATACATTCTTCATATGATCCATCAAAGCGAAACGCTGGGATATAG ATGCGTGGTTTTTAACAATCGGGGAATTTCTGGTGAGGATCTTTTG ACACCAAGGACTTACTGTGCCAGTAACACAGAGGATTTAGAGACCGTTGTTCATTACGTGCACAACCTGCACCCCTTGGCTCCCCTCATGGCGGCCGGTGTTTCTATGGGAGG GCATCGACAGATGTTGGAGAAATCATGTGATATAGATCTTGTGATGAAG GCTAGATCTATTAGAGAATTTGATAAGCAGTTCACTTCAGTCATGTTTGGCTACCGTACAGTTGATGATTACTATGAAGATGCTAGCCCCTGTCGCAGGCTGAAGTCAGTAGGAGTTCCAGTGTTATGTCTAAACTCTGTGGATGATGTTTTCTCACCAGCTCATG CTATACCTGTAGAAACtgccaaacaaaatgaaaatgttgctTTGGTTCTGACTTCGTGTGGAGGCCACATTGGTTTTCTGGAAGGAATATGGCCAAGGAAGTGCACTTACATGGACAGAGTCTTCAAGCAGTTTGTGCAAGCTGTGTTTGAgcatggaaataaaatcttcagCATGTAG
- the ABHD3 gene encoding phospholipase ABHD3 isoform X1: MDWQVLTRELSLYLESQVRVGLFGSGVGLSMVLGFGVAYACYYLSSIAKKPQLVTSNDRFCRFLEEYCPVVTETYYPTIWCWEGRVQTLLRPFITSRPQVQYRNELIKTADGGQISLDWFDNNDSLYYPDASTRPTVLLLPGLTGTSKESYILHMIHQSETLGYRCVVFNNRGISGEDLLTPRTYCASNTEDLETVVHYVHNLHPLAPLMAAGVSMGGMLLLNYLGKTGRDTPLMAAAIFSAGWNVFESIASLEKPLNWLLFNYYLTTCLQSSVSRHRQMLEKSCDIDLVMKARSIREFDKQFTSVMFGYRTVDDYYEDASPCRRLKSVGVPVLCLNSVDDVFSPAHAIPVETAKQNENVALVLTSCGGHIGFLEGIWPRKCTYMDRVFKQFVQAVFEHGNKIFSM, from the exons ATGGACTGGCAGGTGCTGACCAGGGAGCTCTCCCTCTACCTGGAGAGCCAGGTCCGCGTGGGGCTCTTCGGCTCCGGCGTGGGCTTGTCCATGGTGCTGGGCTTCGGTGTCGCCTACGCCTGCTACTACCTCAGCAGCATCGCCAAG AAACCCCAGCTGGTGACCAGCAACGACCGTTTCTGCCGCTTTCTCGAGGAATATTGCCCTGTTGTGACAGAAACGTACTATCCCACAATTTGGTGCTGGGAAGGCCGGGTGCAGACACTCCTGCGTCCCTTTATCACCTCCAGACCCCAAGTACAGTATAGGAA TGAGCTCATTAAAACAGCAGATGGAGGACAGATTTCGTTGGATTGGTTTGATAATAATGACAGTTTATATTATCCGGATGCCAGCACGAGACCCACTGTCCTGTTACTGCCTGGCCTGACAGGAACAAGCAAGGAATCATACATTCTTCATATGATCCATCAAAGCGAAACGCTGGGATATAG ATGCGTGGTTTTTAACAATCGGGGAATTTCTGGTGAGGATCTTTTG ACACCAAGGACTTACTGTGCCAGTAACACAGAGGATTTAGAGACCGTTGTTCATTACGTGCACAACCTGCACCCCTTGGCTCCCCTCATGGCGGCCGGTGTTTCTATGGGAGG CATGCTTCTTTTAAATTACCTGGGCAAAACTGGCAGAGACACTCCTTTAATGGCAGCTGCAATTTTCTCTGCGGGTTGGAATGTTTTTGAATCTATAGCATCCCTGGAGAAGCCACTAAACTGGCTTCTTTTCAACTATTACTTGACTACTTGTCTACAATCCTCTGTCAGCAG GCATCGACAGATGTTGGAGAAATCATGTGATATAGATCTTGTGATGAAG GCTAGATCTATTAGAGAATTTGATAAGCAGTTCACTTCAGTCATGTTTGGCTACCGTACAGTTGATGATTACTATGAAGATGCTAGCCCCTGTCGCAGGCTGAAGTCAGTAGGAGTTCCAGTGTTATGTCTAAACTCTGTGGATGATGTTTTCTCACCAGCTCATG CTATACCTGTAGAAACtgccaaacaaaatgaaaatgttgctTTGGTTCTGACTTCGTGTGGAGGCCACATTGGTTTTCTGGAAGGAATATGGCCAAGGAAGTGCACTTACATGGACAGAGTCTTCAAGCAGTTTGTGCAAGCTGTGTTTGAgcatggaaataaaatcttcagCATGTAG